Proteins found in one Xyrauchen texanus isolate HMW12.3.18 chromosome 30, RBS_HiC_50CHRs, whole genome shotgun sequence genomic segment:
- the LOC127624339 gene encoding zinc transporter 2-like encodes MDPPPTSEKSHLINEKNAKIYSLKINSEFSGSKESCPNLPLGNGDMAGAIELKRTVGTHCHGNKAIYEESHEKLIAKKKLYIASIVCLVFMIGEVIGGYLAHSLAIMTDAAHLLTDFGSMMVSLFSLWISSRPATKTMNFGWHRSEILGALISVMSIWIVTGVLVYLAIERIVKNDYEIDGHVMVVTSGCAVVVNIIMAYILHHSTTFHSHGSGYHKIDENGMSPVGHGHSHSLLDSHGNTSVRAAFIHVLGDLLQSFGVMVAAIIIYFRPEYKVADPICTFLFSLFVLGTTSTILKDVFRILMEGAPKSIEFNSVKEVLLSLKAVKAMHSLHLWALTLGQSLLSVHIAIEEDADPQCVLKEATELLQTKFGFYSTTIQVEPYCEDMIYCTQCQDPMD; translated from the exons ATGGATCCTCCACCGACTTCAGAGAAATCGCATCTTATCAACGaaaaaaatgccaaaatataCTCCTTAAAGATAAACAG TGAATTCTCAGGTTCCAAAGAGAGTTGCCCAAACCTGCCTTTGGGAAATGGTGATATGGCTGGTGCTATAGAACTGAAGAGGACTGTTGGAACTCATTGCCATGGAAATAAAGCAATATATGAGGAGAGTCATGAGAAACTCATAGCAAAGAAGAAACTCTACATTGCCTCCATAGTCTGTCTGGTTTTCATGATTGGAGAGGTTATAG GTGGCTATCTAGCACACAGTCTGGCCATCATGACCGATGCTGCCCACCTTCTGACTGATTTTGGCAGTATGATGGTCAGTCTTTTCTCACTGTGGATCTCCTCAAGACCAGCCACAAAGACAATGAACTTTGGCTGGCACAGATCAG AGATTCTGGGAGCACTGATATCTGTAATGTCCATCTGGATCGTGACTGGGGTGTTGGTGTACCTCGCTATTGAGAGGATTGTTAAAAATGATTATGAGATCGATGGCCATGTGATGGTTGTAACCTCTGGTTGTGCTGTTGTGGTCAACATTAT AATGGCATATATTCTACACCATTCCACAACTTTTCACAGTCACGGTTCAGGTTACCACAAGATTGATGAGAATGGGATGAGCCCAGTGGGCCATGGCCACTCCCACAGCCTCCTTGATAGTCATGGGAACACCAGTGTCAGAGcagcatttattcatgttttgggAGATCTGTTACAGAGCTTTGGAGTGATGGTGGCAGCCATTATAATCTACTTCAGG CCAGAATACAAAGTAGCCGATCCCATTTGCACTTTCCTCTTCTCTTTGTTCGTCCTGGGAACCACCAGTACCATCCTGAAAGATGTCTTCCGCATTCTCATGGAGG GGGCACCAAAAAGTATCGAGTTTAATTCAGTGAAGGAGGTGCTACTCTCTCTGAAGGCAGTGAAGGCCATGCACAGTCTACACTTGTGGGCTCTTACCCTAGGCCAGAGTCTGCTATCCGTTCACATAGCTATTG AGGAGGATGCTGACCCTCAGTGTGTCTTAAAGGAAGCCACTGAACTTCTTCAGACCAAATTTGGCTTTTACAGCACAACCATTCAAGTGGAGCCTTATTGTGAGGACATGATCTACTGCACCCAGTGCCAGGACCCTATGGACTAA